One window of the Acidobacteriota bacterium genome contains the following:
- a CDS encoding acyl carrier protein: MGRERSDRKADVNTIGAWLKEHIAEATGVASGDVDPNTPFTDLGLTSLEAVGISGDMEDRLHQRLPPTLLYDFSTISQLSAHLATLAR; encoded by the coding sequence ATGGGCAGAGAACGTAGTGATCGCAAGGCCGATGTCAACACCATCGGCGCCTGGCTGAAGGAGCACATCGCGGAGGCGACTGGAGTCGCGAGCGGCGACGTCGACCCCAACACCCCGTTCACCGACCTGGGCCTGACTTCCCTCGAAGCGGTCGGGATCTCCGGGGATATGGAAGACCGGCTGCACCAGCGGCTGCCGCCGACGCTGCTTTACGACTTCTCGACCATCAGCCAGTTGTCGGCCCACCTCGCGACCCTGGCCCGGTGA
- a CDS encoding fatty acyl-AMP ligase encodes MTSSSVSHGRDTLVDILERRARTQAEALSFTFLPDGEEPDGELSFEALARQARAVAAQLAQHARPGARALLLFPSGLPLIWTFFACLYARIVAIPVYPPTRAQKLDRIRPILRDAQAELVLTTGSLLDRLDGDLRPPGAEVRELVPARWLATDRPDPSAGDTSPAILPRPSDQAFLQYTSGSTSAPRGVMVSHGNLVHNSAAMKRRWGTDEASRGVYWLPHFHDMGLIGVILQGVFSGFPTALMPPVAFLQRPGRWLRAISRFRATISGAPNFAYEACVDRVDDGQCEGLDLSCWQVAFNGSEPVRRSTLERFSERFAAYGFGSRTPYPAYGLAESTLMVTGGDRHAAPIYRTVSSSGLAARRVEAPLSADDARDVVGCGTVIEHSRLLIVDPDTLVPCADQRVGEIWVGGPSVTAGYLNHQATNEQQFRAVTADGRGPFLRTGDLGFLVAGELFIVGRCKDVIIVNGANFYPNDLIFAIGRALPELRAVSGAAFAVDRGEREAPVVVHEVPRGHLHGDLGALRSAIRRLISREFELRLADVVLLKPGRVPKTTSGKVQHRRCRDLYLGGRLEGVLADEQIRPDGQTSMQNCIAFTRSRDGQRT; translated from the coding sequence GTGACGTCGTCTTCGGTGAGCCATGGTCGCGACACCCTGGTGGACATTCTGGAGCGTCGCGCCCGCACCCAAGCCGAGGCGCTGAGCTTCACGTTCCTGCCCGACGGCGAGGAACCGGACGGTGAACTCAGCTTCGAAGCCCTCGCCCGCCAGGCGCGGGCGGTCGCCGCGCAGCTCGCCCAGCACGCCCGGCCGGGAGCCCGGGCGCTGCTGCTGTTCCCGTCCGGCCTGCCGCTGATCTGGACGTTCTTCGCTTGCCTGTACGCCCGCATCGTAGCGATCCCGGTGTACCCGCCGACTCGAGCGCAGAAGCTGGACCGGATCCGCCCGATCCTGCGCGACGCCCAGGCCGAACTCGTCCTCACCACAGGCAGCCTGCTCGATCGCCTGGACGGCGATCTTCGGCCTCCAGGGGCGGAAGTCCGCGAGCTGGTGCCCGCCCGTTGGCTGGCGACCGATCGCCCCGATCCCAGCGCCGGCGACACCTCGCCGGCGATCCTCCCGCGGCCCAGCGACCAGGCGTTTCTGCAGTACACCTCGGGCTCGACCTCGGCACCGCGCGGAGTGATGGTCAGCCACGGCAATCTCGTGCACAACTCGGCGGCGATGAAGCGGCGCTGGGGCACCGACGAGGCGAGCCGCGGGGTCTACTGGCTGCCGCACTTCCACGACATGGGTCTCATCGGCGTGATCCTGCAGGGCGTGTTCAGCGGGTTCCCTACGGCGCTGATGCCGCCCGTCGCCTTTCTGCAGCGCCCGGGCCGGTGGCTGCGCGCCATTTCTCGATTCCGGGCGACCATTTCGGGAGCTCCCAACTTCGCCTACGAAGCCTGCGTCGACCGAGTCGACGATGGCCAGTGCGAAGGCCTCGACCTGAGCTGCTGGCAGGTCGCCTTCAACGGTTCGGAACCGGTCCGGCGGTCCACCCTGGAGCGCTTCAGCGAGCGCTTCGCAGCCTACGGATTCGGGTCCCGAACGCCCTACCCCGCCTACGGATTGGCCGAGTCCACCCTGATGGTCACCGGCGGTGACCGTCACGCCGCGCCGATCTACCGCACGGTGTCGTCGAGCGGGCTCGCCGCACGCCGGGTCGAAGCGCCGCTCAGCGCCGACGACGCCCGCGACGTGGTGGGCTGCGGCACTGTCATCGAACACAGCCGGCTGTTGATCGTCGACCCCGACACCCTCGTCCCTTGCGCCGATCAGCGGGTCGGCGAGATCTGGGTCGGCGGCCCGAGCGTGACCGCCGGCTACCTGAACCACCAAGCCACCAACGAGCAACAATTCCGCGCCGTGACCGCCGATGGTCGAGGACCGTTCCTGCGCACCGGCGACCTCGGGTTCCTGGTCGCCGGTGAGCTGTTCATCGTCGGCCGCTGCAAGGACGTCATCATCGTCAACGGCGCCAACTTCTACCCCAACGACCTGATCTTCGCCATCGGCCGAGCGCTGCCGGAACTGCGCGCCGTCTCGGGTGCCGCCTTCGCGGTGGACCGGGGCGAACGCGAAGCGCCGGTGGTGGTCCACGAGGTGCCGCGAGGTCACCTGCACGGCGATCTCGGCGCCCTGCGGTCGGCGATTCGGCGGCTGATCTCGCGCGAGTTCGAGCTCCGCCTGGCCGACGTGGTCCTGCTCAAGCCGGGTCGAGTGCCCAAGACGACCAGCGGCAAGGTGCAGCATCGCCGATGCCGCGACCTCTACCTCGGCGGCCGCCTCGAGGGGGTCCTCGCCGATGAACAAATCCGGCCGGACGGCCAGACTTCAATGCAGAACTGTATAGCCTTCACAAGGAGTAGGGATGGGCAGAGAACGTAG
- a CDS encoding AarF/ABC1/UbiB kinase family protein, translating to MTSAARTEDYLAPTVMSEVAFRATLQLTAWRFLLWCYAAACFVVGNLFDVLTRRDSVQRRGERLRRIFEQMGGTFLKFGQQLAMRVDLLPYVYCIELGKMLDEVPPLPTAEAVAIVERELGRPLGKICQAFDPSPIGSASIACVYRAVLRGGQEVAIKVQRPSIGRELAADVAAFRWLTRLARAAGAVRPGILENVVDELQDTLKEEIDFRKEARYQELFRRRARKSGKRFFTAPRVYPDLSTGRVLTQQFVAAMALKDVLAANERKSGGQQLLRELDIKPSKVARRMMWVNYWGMMENLFFHADPHPANILVKPGSRLVFIDFGSCGAFSRGKILSMQEFSLRYAARDVTGMAESILGLLEPLPPKDIEALIKELEAEYRQVVYAIKSKHSEWWERTTAKLWLSFIRISRKYEMPMQRDALRMVRASLLYDTLAVRLDRKLDYFKEFKKYLDSAGKRAHKRLRKRAKRALRHRTPKVTYLRLEQMVDAGSRLLHRFDRLLDQPLYKMEQQIDKWVYLVMRGVSAAVEIVAIGTVFYLFHRDIELVLGNPWFVLLAIIPVLRHGMQVRYRLGDLDP from the coding sequence GTGACCTCCGCCGCCCGCACCGAGGATTACTTGGCGCCGACGGTCATGTCCGAGGTCGCCTTTCGAGCCACCCTCCAACTGACCGCCTGGCGCTTTCTCCTGTGGTGCTACGCCGCGGCCTGCTTCGTAGTCGGGAACCTCTTCGATGTGCTGACTCGCCGCGACTCGGTTCAACGGCGTGGCGAAAGGCTGCGCCGGATCTTCGAGCAGATGGGGGGGACATTTCTCAAGTTCGGCCAGCAGCTCGCCATGCGCGTCGACCTGCTTCCCTACGTGTACTGCATCGAGCTGGGCAAGATGCTCGACGAGGTGCCGCCGCTACCGACCGCCGAGGCGGTGGCCATCGTCGAGCGCGAGCTGGGACGGCCGCTCGGCAAAATCTGCCAGGCCTTCGACCCATCGCCGATCGGCTCGGCATCGATCGCCTGCGTCTACCGAGCGGTGCTGCGCGGCGGCCAGGAGGTCGCGATCAAGGTGCAGCGGCCGAGCATCGGTCGCGAGCTGGCCGCCGACGTCGCGGCCTTTCGGTGGTTGACCCGGCTGGCCCGGGCCGCCGGGGCGGTTCGACCGGGAATCCTCGAGAACGTGGTCGACGAGCTCCAGGACACCCTCAAAGAAGAAATCGACTTCCGCAAGGAGGCGCGCTACCAGGAGCTGTTTCGCCGCCGGGCGCGCAAGAGCGGAAAGCGCTTCTTCACCGCGCCGCGGGTCTACCCGGACCTGTCGACCGGTAGGGTCCTGACGCAGCAGTTCGTGGCGGCGATGGCGCTCAAGGATGTGCTCGCTGCCAACGAGCGCAAGAGCGGCGGCCAGCAGTTACTGCGCGAACTCGACATCAAGCCGAGCAAGGTCGCGCGCCGCATGATGTGGGTCAACTACTGGGGGATGATGGAGAACCTCTTCTTCCACGCCGATCCCCATCCGGCCAACATCTTGGTGAAGCCCGGCAGTCGCCTGGTATTCATCGACTTCGGCTCCTGCGGCGCCTTCAGCCGCGGCAAGATCTTGTCGATGCAGGAGTTCAGCCTGCGCTATGCGGCTCGCGACGTCACCGGCATGGCCGAGTCCATTCTCGGGCTGCTGGAGCCTCTCCCGCCCAAGGACATCGAAGCCTTGATCAAGGAGCTCGAGGCGGAGTACCGGCAGGTCGTGTACGCGATCAAGAGTAAGCACTCGGAGTGGTGGGAGCGCACCACCGCCAAGCTGTGGCTCTCGTTCATCCGAATCTCGCGCAAGTACGAGATGCCGATGCAGCGCGACGCGCTGCGCATGGTTCGAGCCAGTCTGCTCTACGACACCCTGGCGGTCCGCCTGGATCGCAAGCTGGACTACTTCAAGGAGTTCAAGAAGTACCTGGACTCGGCCGGAAAGCGGGCCCACAAGCGCCTGCGCAAACGCGCTAAGCGCGCTCTGCGCCATCGCACCCCCAAGGTCACCTACCTGCGACTGGAGCAAATGGTCGACGCCGGCAGCCGCTTGCTGCATCGCTTCGACCGGCTCCTCGATCAACCGCTCTACAAGATGGAGCAGCAAATCGACAAGTGGGTGTACCTGGTGATGCGTGGCGTGTCGGCGGCGGTCGAAATCGTCGCCATCGGTACCGTCTTCTACCTCTTTCACCGGGATATCGAACTGGTGCTCGGCAACCCATGGTTCGTCTTGCTAGCGATCATCCCGGTCCTGCGCCACGGCATGCAAGTGCGCTATCGCTTGGGAGATCTGGACCCGTGA
- a CDS encoding glycosyltransferase has protein sequence MGTRLAERRKSALSGPLVSIVVLSWNRPRFTRSTLQALADVPAGVPHEVIVVDNGSGAKTRDELTTLETLGLIDRLVLLPENRGTSPGYNAGFRAADPRSTYLTKLDNDVEVLTANWLRELTGLLEVNPCVGIASTEILNHIGIQEQPVLRLETGHQVRDWIGCPAGGGGMTFRRSLYDDIGGFREDYGEGLLLMPDDLEFFFRVRERRLKAYYIHTVHTRMTDHQKEEELPASHRAFKTRQYFLLRTRYFDLAQAGGKIFVPHLASVEALPPLVQPGQSLKVRCAITARDRRTMTLGCTVSSVEAKGTTNCAVTEEIETTTPRSVHELSLHVPATLPPGPYFVKATLWSDPSAVDIAQRLADLMQADAPIEVVGEKVAIEQR, from the coding sequence ATGGGCACTCGACTAGCGGAGCGCCGAAAGTCCGCCCTGTCAGGCCCCCTGGTTTCGATTGTCGTTCTGTCCTGGAATCGACCTCGGTTCACTCGCTCGACTCTTCAAGCCCTCGCCGATGTTCCGGCCGGGGTACCTCATGAAGTCATTGTCGTGGACAACGGCTCCGGAGCGAAAACCAGAGACGAGCTGACGACTCTCGAGACCCTGGGTCTTATCGATCGTCTCGTCCTGCTGCCCGAAAACCGGGGCACGTCGCCCGGCTACAACGCGGGTTTCCGGGCCGCGGATCCCCGGTCCACCTACCTCACGAAGCTGGACAACGATGTCGAGGTCCTGACGGCGAACTGGCTGCGCGAGCTGACAGGACTCCTGGAGGTGAATCCCTGCGTCGGGATCGCCTCTACGGAAATCCTCAACCACATCGGCATCCAGGAACAGCCCGTCCTTCGCCTGGAGACCGGGCACCAGGTACGCGACTGGATCGGATGCCCGGCGGGCGGAGGCGGAATGACCTTTCGCCGTTCCCTCTACGACGACATCGGCGGCTTTCGGGAAGACTACGGCGAGGGCCTGCTCTTGATGCCGGACGACCTGGAGTTTTTCTTCAGGGTTCGAGAGCGCCGTCTGAAGGCCTACTACATCCACACTGTCCACACCCGAATGACCGACCACCAGAAGGAAGAGGAACTCCCCGCCTCTCACCGCGCCTTCAAGACCCGGCAGTACTTTCTACTGCGGACCCGCTACTTCGACCTCGCCCAGGCCGGGGGCAAGATCTTCGTGCCTCATCTGGCTTCCGTGGAGGCGCTGCCGCCCCTTGTCCAACCCGGACAGTCGCTCAAAGTACGGTGCGCCATCACGGCGCGAGATCGTCGCACGATGACCCTGGGATGTACGGTGAGTTCGGTCGAGGCCAAGGGCACGACGAACTGTGCCGTGACCGAGGAGATCGAGACCACGACACCCCGATCCGTACACGAGCTGTCCCTCCATGTGCCTGCCACGCTGCCACCCGGGCCCTACTTCGTGAAAGCGACCCTCTGGAGTGACCCCTCCGCAGTCGACATCGCTCAGCGCCTGGCGGACCTGATGCAGGCGGATGCGCCCATCGAGGTGGTGGGCGAGAAGGTCGCCATCGAACAAAGATGA
- a CDS encoding aldo/keto reductase, translated as MSLQQIQADLGVAIPGRATAAATDEYAERLERVARPEHFRNAQGLKLSSIGLGTYLGDATDDADASYRSAIVRAIELGCNFLDTAINYRHQRAERCVGAALATACEGDTQRSEIVVSTKAGYLPFDGELPENPHAYLREQYRERLQLADDELVGGHCMAASFLRDQIAQSRANLGLETIDVFYLHNPEEQLRAIDRETFGRRLRAAMEVLEDSCRQGHIASYGLATWAGFRESAEHRQYLSLNEVVRWATEVGGPQHHFRFLQLPLNLTALEPFMLANQRHEGQWSTLLRVAKAHGIHVVTSAPLLQARIIGHLPQPIQEAFSPLTSEVQRTVQFVRSVPGVGTVLVGMSRPQHVEENLALAGIAPDSEAVERLFRRTPRSEGAASSSG; from the coding sequence TTGAGCCTGCAACAGATCCAGGCCGACTTGGGTGTAGCCATCCCCGGCCGAGCCACGGCGGCGGCCACGGACGAGTACGCAGAACGTCTCGAACGCGTCGCTCGTCCGGAACACTTCCGGAACGCGCAGGGCTTGAAGCTTTCGTCCATCGGCCTCGGAACCTACCTCGGCGACGCGACGGACGATGCCGATGCCTCCTATAGGAGCGCCATCGTTCGAGCCATCGAGCTGGGGTGCAACTTCCTCGATACGGCGATCAACTACCGTCATCAGCGGGCCGAGCGGTGCGTCGGTGCGGCCCTCGCCACGGCCTGTGAGGGTGACACCCAGCGCAGTGAAATTGTCGTCTCGACCAAGGCCGGCTACCTGCCGTTCGACGGCGAGCTGCCCGAGAATCCGCACGCCTACCTACGCGAGCAGTACCGAGAGCGCCTGCAGCTCGCCGACGACGAGTTGGTGGGAGGGCACTGCATGGCTGCCTCGTTCCTGCGGGACCAAATCGCTCAGAGTCGCGCCAACCTCGGGCTGGAAACCATCGACGTCTTTTACCTGCACAACCCCGAAGAGCAGCTCCGCGCCATCGATCGGGAAACGTTCGGGCGCCGCCTGCGCGCCGCCATGGAAGTTCTCGAAGACTCTTGCCGGCAGGGGCATATCGCCAGCTATGGGCTGGCGACCTGGGCTGGCTTTCGCGAAAGCGCGGAGCACCGGCAGTACTTGTCGCTGAACGAGGTCGTACGGTGGGCGACCGAGGTCGGCGGTCCACAGCACCACTTCCGCTTCCTGCAACTGCCGCTCAATCTCACGGCGCTGGAGCCCTTCATGCTCGCCAACCAGCGGCACGAAGGTCAATGGTCTACCCTCCTTCGGGTCGCCAAAGCCCATGGCATCCATGTCGTCACTTCCGCACCGCTTCTGCAGGCACGCATCATCGGACACCTCCCTCAGCCCATTCAGGAAGCCTTCTCCCCCTTGACGAGCGAAGTGCAGCGCACCGTACAGTTCGTCCGCTCCGTCCCCGGGGTCGGCACCGTTCTGGTGGGAATGAGCCGTCCGCAACACGTCGAGGAAAACCTGGCTCTGGCCGGCATCGCCCCGGATTCGGAAGCGGTAGAGCGGTTGTTTCGGCGTACTCCGCGCTCCGAGGGCGCGGCAAGCTCCAGCGGCTAG
- a CDS encoding HEXXH motif-containing putative peptide modification protein: MSYRRRLELLGEHLPAALQFLDATHGGNSDRIFADAVVRGSIDDLLRAYTVYEEREPAEEQIAFFEHYSAHPAELERDAADPANSFRQKLVDRPVRYWSDASARTVRDRAFGAMLRQNLPGPRLYVAEEETEIAISQGLALLHELLPSAAPSAVSHLDFLVVDEFYDEVGSATIAPLLGAIFVARTTLRSPWTLAEAILHECMHLKFVEIEHTHSLLPRGYSEQTSPQLHPPWHPETTTWPMNRALTAAHVYVALSVYAAAAEAAAPEFETRFGPWERSQLLTDSNAAAGRAHSLIDLAAKHPESLGKAGKVFLEWMRSVLRNLTAGLSVMPKAV, translated from the coding sequence GTGAGCTATCGCCGCCGCTTGGAACTGCTGGGCGAGCACCTTCCCGCAGCCCTCCAGTTTCTTGACGCTACCCACGGCGGCAACTCAGATCGAATCTTCGCCGATGCGGTCGTCCGTGGTTCCATCGACGACCTGCTCCGTGCCTACACGGTCTACGAAGAACGGGAGCCCGCCGAGGAACAGATTGCGTTCTTCGAGCACTACAGCGCCCATCCCGCCGAGCTGGAGCGCGATGCCGCAGATCCGGCGAACAGCTTTCGCCAGAAACTGGTCGATCGTCCCGTCCGATACTGGTCCGATGCCAGCGCTCGGACAGTCCGCGATCGCGCCTTCGGGGCAATGCTGCGGCAGAACCTACCGGGACCACGCCTCTACGTCGCTGAAGAGGAGACCGAGATCGCCATCAGCCAGGGGTTGGCGCTCCTCCACGAGTTGCTCCCTTCGGCCGCTCCCAGCGCCGTGTCTCATCTAGATTTCCTTGTGGTGGACGAGTTCTACGATGAGGTCGGATCTGCGACCATCGCCCCCCTTTTGGGCGCGATCTTCGTGGCTCGAACCACTTTGCGGAGTCCCTGGACCCTCGCCGAGGCGATCCTCCACGAGTGCATGCATCTCAAGTTCGTGGAGATCGAGCACACCCATTCGCTGTTGCCGCGCGGCTATTCCGAGCAGACCTCGCCCCAGCTCCATCCGCCCTGGCATCCCGAGACCACGACCTGGCCGATGAACCGGGCGCTCACCGCGGCGCACGTCTATGTCGCCCTCTCTGTCTACGCGGCCGCTGCGGAGGCTGCTGCGCCGGAGTTCGAGACACGCTTCGGCCCGTGGGAGCGCTCCCAACTTCTCACCGATTCGAACGCCGCCGCAGGGCGCGCGCACAGCCTGATCGACCTCGCAGCCAAGCACCCCGAGAGTTTGGGGAAGGCCGGAAAGGTGTTTCTCGAATGGATGAGAAGCGTCCTCCGAAATTTGACGGCGGGGCTCTCGGTGATGCCAAAGGCTGTTTGA